The Chitinophaga pinensis DSM 2588 region AGGCGGCTGATGCGATCGGAGGTGATACCAAAAAGAGCAAAAGCTGGTGGGATAAAAACTAAGGAACACAACTATCCTCATAAATCCCGAGCCCCGGCCACAAGCCGGGGCTTTTTCTTTGTATAAGAGATAATACACCTATAGTTATGCTTCGTTAGTGCTCCCTTTTTATCGGAGCATTAACGTTGGATGAGTATAGTCAGACTATATTAATACTATCGCCATAGTATTCCCAAAGGTAAGCCTGATTTCTGCGGCTGCATGACGTCAGGCAACTACAATATGAAGCCCTTTTTACAGGCATGTAATCAGGAGGCAATATTAACGGAGGAGACGAGGCTGACGGATATTATTCAGACGCTGTTTGGGGCTTATTTACCACATACGGTTGTTTCCCGGACATACTTATCCAGTCCCGGTGTTAAAGGGCCATTTTACCAGTAAAACTTAATTGATATGATCATTTGCCAGACGGCTGAACTCCTCGTGTGCGTCGGCAGATTTGAACGCGCTGGTTGGTACGAGGAAAAAATTCTTTTTACCACGATAGAGGAAGAAGAAGTTTTTGGCTTCTACGACCCGGGTAAAAGTGCTCCAGGAGAGCAGGCGTTGTTGTTCACTGTTACGGGTGGAGATGGTGATCCCTTCTTCTGAATATTTCAGGTGGATATCGTCTTTAAAGGTAGCGGCCTTATTATAGATGGAAACGGGCAGCAGGAACCAGAACACCATAATGATGAGTACCACCATTGAGACAATCCCTATCAGGGCGCCTATTGTTACTATTTTAAAAGCAAATCCGGCCAGTGTGAAGGCCAAAAGGATGAAGAGTGTGTTGCGGAATACTTTTATTTCTCCCAGCTGCAAAAAATGATAGCGTAATGCATTCAATACCTCCTCCTTATTGTAATTAAACTCCAAATGCATTATGGCAAGGCAAACTTTTATTTATTAACAGGAAGGGTCATCTGACTCTCCATATCATCTCTACGGCTGACAGGCGCGTATTTCTTACGGTTGGCAACTGGTTGTTTTTTAACAGTGCCGGAGGAACCATCGGAGAGGTCATCCTCGCTCAAACCTGGAAAATTATTCTTTACGAACTGAAAATACTGTTGTAAGGTCTTTGGATCTACTTTGAAAGGAAAGGCCAGCTCGTTGCCGGTTAGTTTCGACAATTCATTGCTATTGATCCGGGATTCGTTCTGCAGGTACCATTTATAGAGATCCAGGATACCTTTTTTGAGCTCCTCTTCATACATTTTATCACCATCCTGATCCTTAGGTAACATCCACACGTATTCTTCCACCCTGGTCGGGCGGGTTACTTTGGTTACAGTTACCGTCTTCTCGTCGCAATTAGCATTCTTATTTCCGGCCTTATCGCCTTCCTTCTCCTTGTCTTTCTCCTTCTCTTTCTCTTTACCGGCTTTGGTTTTATCCTCGTCCTTCCATTTTTCGCTATTTGCGCTTGCTGATGCGGCTGAGGCAACGGAGACCAACAGCAGGAACAACAGCTTCTTCATAGTGTAAAAAATTTGTAAGACTAAAAATACAAAATCCAAATTATAAATCCCAAACTAATTGTCCGGCGGGAGGGAAGGATAGAGGGTTAAAAAACAAAAGCAATGGATAAACCATTGCTTTCGAGAGTCATTTTACATTGCATGATGATTCACGCCTGTAGGAAATATTTGGTTCTTCATAGGACAGTAACCATAATAAAATTAATACAATAACAAATATAATAAATATTTATTGCAAGATAGATGCGATCCTAAATATTTGAAATTCTTCAATTTACCATCGCCATTTTTGCAAAGCTGGTAAAAAACATAAAGGATTGTTAAAAATCCAAAACACGACTTTTTACGGATATATATAAATAAAGCTAAAATGACCACGAAAGCATCGTAAGGGGATTTGTAAATTAAACTGACCGGAGCCAACTGTAATACTGTATGAAAAAACTAATCGTGAGAATACTGAAACGGACAGATAAGGGGAGAAATTAACATTTACTGAATAAAACCGTGAGAACGGTACCGAGTAAAAAGAGTAAGGGCACCTGGAAAGGCGCCCTCAATTTGTTACTATCCTATGAAAACCCTATTTGAATACAAATGTAAGGGCATGTTATTTTTCTTTGAAATTTTAAAGCCACAATAACAAATCGTTAACAAAGACAGCAATCTCACAACGCCTCAATCCCTTAACAGTATTGAATTCCGCTTATTCGTACTTTTTTCCTAAATTCGTTAACAAACCGCTCAGAACTTATTGATGGGCCTGTCCACGAAAGAGTCATTTTGTATGTAGAATGTATGTAGAATTATCTTCCTACCAGTTTCCCCTTACACAGGGATCCGCTCATTTAAGTACTTGACTGGAGGGTTAAAAAAGTATATTTTTATTTGATATGATGGTGTTTTAATCTTTTTATTTCCATTTCTTTAGAACGAATATATGGCCTGAAGATTGCACTATAAACGGACAGAACCCTTACTGGATGGGAATTTGGTCGAATAGAAAATGAATAATATGCATATTCATTTAACAATGTGGCTTATTACCGAAAAAATTATACATTTGCGACAACCGGAACAATGCTATTTTAATGCACAATAAAATATACAATTCTTTTATCGATAGGAAAGCGAAGGGCATAAAGTCGTTCGCAGTACTGATTGATCCGGATAAGGTAAATCCTGCTGACATAGCAGACCTTGCGGCGAAATGTACGGCAGCTAAGGTGGATTATATATTCCTTGGCGGTAGTCTTGTGATCACCAACCACCTCGATGAATGCGTACAACAGTTTAAAACACTCTGTGATATTCCTGTGGTGTTATTCCCTGGCAGCCCCTCTCAGGTCTCCCGTTATGCCGACGCATTGCTTTACCTGTCTGTTATCTCAGGGCGTAACCCCGAATTGCTGATAGGACAACACGTACTATCTGCTCCAGCCGTTAAAAAGAGCGGCCTGGAAGTTATTTCTACCGGTTATGTCTTAATTGACGGCGGCGCGCCGACTACTGTATCTTATATCAGTAATACCACTCCCATTCCTTCAGATAAAGACGACATTGCCATGTGTACTGCAATGGCGGGCGAGATGCTGGGCATGAAAGTAGTATTTATGGACGCCGGCAGCGGCGCCCGTAAGCCGATCACGGAAAGTATGATCTCCCGTGTAGCCAGCCAGGTTTCAGCTCCTATTATCGTTGGCGGCGGTATCCGCGACGCAGAAAAGGCTTACCTGAACTGTAAAGCAGGCGCTGATATCATAGTCGTAGGTAATGCGATCGAGAAGGAAACTTCACTCATCAAAGAAATGGCCGATGCAGTGCACGCAGCTGCACCTGTGTTAAAATAATAAATGCTTTAAAAAAGCGAAACGCTGATCATCGTAGTCAATACGGTAATCAGCGTTTCGCTTTTCAGCTTCATATCGCCTCAGAGGCTCATCATTTCCTTGAACTTAACTGCCTGTCTGCGACTCACTTCTATCTTCTCACCGCCACGCATCTCCAGCAGCAGGCCTCCGTTGAAATAGGTGTCTATTTTCTCGATCATCCGCAGGTTCACAATGTGCTTTCTGTTAGCCCTGAAGAACGTGCGTTCGTCCAGGCGCTCTTCCAGCGCATTCAATGACTTCAGGATCAAAGGTTTATTGCCTTCAAAATACACTCTCGCATAGTTACCTACACTTTCAAAAAGGCGTATTTCCTGCAATTTGACAAACCAGCAGCGGTCTCCGTCCTTTACAAATACCTGGTCATTCTCAGAAAGGATGGTCCGGATCGTACCGGCTTCCGCCTGTCTTTCCTTTTCTTCCTGCTGATGCAGTTTGTGAATGGCGTCTGCCAGCCTTTTAGGCTCAACAGGTTTCAACAGGTAATCCAGCGCATTATACTCAAATGCTTTCAGCGCATGCTCATCATAAGCAGTGGTAAAGATCACCTGTGGTGCTTTTTCCAGTTCGGCCAGCAAATCAAAGCCTGTCTTATCCGGCATTTGTATATCCAGGAAAAGCAGGTCAGGATGCAGCGTTTCAATTTTTTCCAGTCCGTCCTTTGCATTTACGGCTTCTCCCACAATGACTATCTCAGGGTGGTCAGCCAGTAATTTCTTCAGCTCGCTTCTGGCCAGGCGTTCGTCATCGATTATCAATGCTTTTTTCATGAGCAACTACTTTTAAACTTGGCGCGAAATACAATAATCAGAACAACGGCATCAGCACAATGGCTTCCACCGTTTCCTCATTTTTATTATAAATGTTAAATGATGCCTTATTACCATACAACAGACTCAACCGCTGTCTCGTACTCTGGAGGCCAAAACCATGTCCGGTGGTAGCAGCTCCTCCGATCTGTCCCGTATTTTCAATAGTAATTTCGTGGTGTGTGTCCCTTACATGAGATCCTATTATCACTGTTCCGCCGCTGACTGTACGTGAAATACCATGTTTGATGGCATTTTCCACCAGGGTTTGCAGCATCATAGGGGGAATAGGTAGCTCAAGTGTCTCAGGATCAATATCATACTGCACGCGTAAGCGCTCTTCGAACCTGATATTCTCCAGTGCAAGGTAATCTTTTACTATATCCAACTCGTTTTCCAGGTTCACTGTTTCCGCTTTTTCCACCTGCATCGAACTTCTCAGGATGTTAGACAGCTCCGTGATGGCCGTTCTGGCCCTTTGCGGGTTCTCATCTACCAGCGCCCTGATACTATTTAAAGCATTGAATATGAAATGTGGATTCAGCTGGGATTTGATCGTTTTCAGTTCCAGCTCCTTCACGGTACTTTCCAGTTTCAGCTTATCTACCTGGCTGTTCCTGCTGCGTTCGATATAGTGCCACACAAAGTAAATCAGCCACCAGATAGAGGTGATCAGGAAGATCGGCAACAGAAAGGTCAGTGTCGTCTGATCCGTCAGAGCCCTTTGTTGCCAGGAATACCGGTAAAGATTACCGGCAATAGTATTTCCCACGTAAATAATTACCCCGGAACTCACCGTCAACGCGAAAAAAAGCAGCATCTGGCTCTCAAAGCTATACTGGAACCAGTTCAGACGCTTGATGATGCTCCGCAGCAGATGCGTGGCCACCATGCCGAAAAACATAATGACCAGCAGGTTTACCAGGAAGTAAGATCCGAAGGAACCGGCAAAGGAATAGGCAAAAAACAGATTAACTACTGAATAAGCCGTCCAGCCAAGGATCTGACACCACCAATATCTTGATATTCGTTTAAACATCTATCTGAAAATTAGTAAACTACTGCTACATTTCAAAAATACCGATGTGCTTAGCCTGCCCGGGGCTAAATGTTATGAGTGGGTACCTTACATTGAAGAATGTCGAAATGTGCTGATGTATGGAATCACTGTACATTAGCACAGAATTTGTACTTTTGCTTACTTAAATCCTGCATCAAAAAGTATGAATATTACGCCGGGCCCTCTTTTGGGCAAGATCGA contains the following coding sequences:
- a CDS encoding YcxB family protein, which gives rise to MHLEFNYNKEEVLNALRYHFLQLGEIKVFRNTLFILLAFTLAGFAFKIVTIGALIGIVSMVVLIIMVFWFLLPVSIYNKAATFKDDIHLKYSEEGITISTRNSEQQRLLSWSTFTRVVEAKNFFFLYRGKKNFFLVPTSAFKSADAHEEFSRLANDHIN
- a CDS encoding geranylgeranylglyceryl/heptaprenylglyceryl phosphate synthase; this encodes MHNKIYNSFIDRKAKGIKSFAVLIDPDKVNPADIADLAAKCTAAKVDYIFLGGSLVITNHLDECVQQFKTLCDIPVVLFPGSPSQVSRYADALLYLSVISGRNPELLIGQHVLSAPAVKKSGLEVISTGYVLIDGGAPTTVSYISNTTPIPSDKDDIAMCTAMAGEMLGMKVVFMDAGSGARKPITESMISRVASQVSAPIIVGGGIRDAEKAYLNCKAGADIIVVGNAIEKETSLIKEMADAVHAAAPVLK
- a CDS encoding LytR/AlgR family response regulator transcription factor, coding for MKKALIIDDERLARSELKKLLADHPEIVIVGEAVNAKDGLEKIETLHPDLLFLDIQMPDKTGFDLLAELEKAPQVIFTTAYDEHALKAFEYNALDYLLKPVEPKRLADAIHKLHQQEEKERQAEAGTIRTILSENDQVFVKDGDRCWFVKLQEIRLFESVGNYARVYFEGNKPLILKSLNALEERLDERTFFRANRKHIVNLRMIEKIDTYFNGGLLLEMRGGEKIEVSRRQAVKFKEMMSL
- a CDS encoding sensor histidine kinase; translated protein: MFKRISRYWWCQILGWTAYSVVNLFFAYSFAGSFGSYFLVNLLVIMFFGMVATHLLRSIIKRLNWFQYSFESQMLLFFALTVSSGVIIYVGNTIAGNLYRYSWQQRALTDQTTLTFLLPIFLITSIWWLIYFVWHYIERSRNSQVDKLKLESTVKELELKTIKSQLNPHFIFNALNSIRALVDENPQRARTAITELSNILRSSMQVEKAETVNLENELDIVKDYLALENIRFEERLRVQYDIDPETLELPIPPMMLQTLVENAIKHGISRTVSGGTVIIGSHVRDTHHEITIENTGQIGGAATTGHGFGLQSTRQRLSLLYGNKASFNIYNKNEETVEAIVLMPLF